AATGGATACCAGTAGAGAAATTCCTGCTTCATCTCCTTTAGAAGAGAAGAAGGTATAGAAGAATTTTCAGGAAAAGGCCCATCACAGAACAAGAATTCCCAGACATCATCTGTCAAGTGCTCTGGTTTCACTGAAGAATGATCATTACCATACATGTCGCCTTTCTGCAAGAAGTGTGCCACTGTGTAATATGCCATATAAATAGTGGAATCGGATAAGGATTCGACTAAGAATTCCTCATCCCAAGGAATACGAGTTCCAAGCCCAAAACTGCGAGAACAAGCCCACTGATTAAGCCAGCTGAGAGTGTGCTCAAAGCCATGTCGTGTCTCATCAGAGTAGAGATTCATACTGGCCAAACATTCCTCGGCAACCTTCCTCCATTCTGATTCTCCATAAGTGATATACCATTGATCAGTCAAAGCCACAACACACTCATCCCCGGATCGCGACATAACTTTTTTCTCAGGTTCACTATATACTACAGCTTGATTTGTCTCCAAAAGGTTGCTCCTGATCAGACCTTTAGCTTCTTGGACTTTCATACCAGCAAACTCTCCAACAATCATGATTCCCTCATAAAACCCGCCCTTGTAAATTGTTTTCTTTGCCTCATCAAGCTTATCTCTCTCATTTTgactcttgatttttttttcaatgcaAATCCTCTCAGCTGACCTGTCTCCAAAATCTGGATGGTTGATAATTGGGACTATCTCAAACGGCACAACCCACTCATCCTTCACACCAAATTTGGCCCTGAAAGCTGGCTTTGACTTCAAATCATGGAGGGCCATATAATCATCAGGGGAATCACTGGGAACACTAGTTACAATTCCAGTACCCTTATCAGTAAGAACAGATAACATGGGTAGAGTGTATATTATCTCATTAAATGCCAAGGGAGACCTCAAGGGCAAACCTATAAGATCTTGACCAGACAATTCAACTAAACAAGTAGGCTTCTCAGGGATATGAGACAACCTTTGGTAGGCTAGATTAAGAGCTGCCCTATAAGTCATGACAAAAACCTCAGTATCATTAATCTCAAATGCCCCATATTTACCTTCAGGCAAAACCCAAGCATTTGTTTGCCCATACATGGTCTCTGGTCTCAGTGTAGCTGCTGCGAGAAATACCTTTTTCCCCTCCAGAGCACTCATCTTTGGTGGAAAAGGTGAGACAACTTCCATCTTAATAAGAGTATACTCCTGAGGAATAACTCCTTCACCGGAAGCACGGTCATGGTCAGCACATGGCTGACCATCTAGGGGTGAATATACGGTGTACCTGAGATCTTTAACAATCTTTCCCGAGGCTTTCAGCTTCCGCATTTGCCACCGCACAAACGAATCAAAGTATGGATTTATATCAGTTGTAATAAAAACCCTACGCCAATCACAACCCAACCCAAACTCCTTCAGATCCTCTACGGCCAGTGGTGGAAAGTATGTTAGCCAGTAATATGGGTCTGTAAACTTGGCAATCTCCTCATCCGACAGACCATAACTCCTCATTATCTCCCACTGGTACTTATCACCACCCGTCTTCGCAACTGCctttgatttttttcctttaaattttCCACCCGGTGCAGGCTGATTTCCTTCAGTCTCAACCTTCACTTCTGTTtcaacattctcctcttccCTAGCCGGAAAAACAGGTGGGTTCCCAAACATTGATATCTCCCTCGAAAGCTTATCTGAAGATGCCTTTATGGGCATCCCAGTGCAGTGAAAGGCAAAAGGCAAAAGAACAGTAGCACCTTTCAATCTGTGATATGCTGCTGCAAATTCTAGTTTTGACACTGAAAAAGCATGACCCAAATGTAGATATCCATTCATATAAGGAAAAGGGAAATTCCCAAAGAACTTTTCGCCCACTTTAGGAGGTGATTCTTTAGGT
The Solanum stenotomum isolate F172 unplaced genomic scaffold, ASM1918654v1 scaffold35297, whole genome shotgun sequence DNA segment above includes these coding regions:
- the LOC125852430 gene encoding leucine--tRNA ligase, cytoplasmic-like, with the translated sequence MAEESGRSFARRNQLLEIEKQVHNWWTEGDVFKAEPKESPPKVGEKFFGNFPFPYMNGYLHLGHAFSVSKLEFAAAYHRLKGATVLLPFAFHCTGMPIKASSDKLSREISMFGNPPVFPAREEENVETEVKVETEGNQPAPGGKFKGKKSKAVAKTGGDKYQWEIMRSYGLSDEEIAKFTDPYYWLTYFPPLAVEDLKEFGLGCDWRRVFITTDINPYFDSFVRWQMRKLKASGKIVKDLRYTVYSPLDGQPCADHDRASGEGVIPQEYTLIKMEVVSPFPPKMSALEGKKVFLAAATLRPETMYGQTNAWVLPEGKYGAFEINDTEVFVMTYRAALNLAYQRLSHIPEKPTCLVELSGQDLIGLPLRSPLAFNEIIYTLPMLSVLTDKGTGIVTSVPSDSPDDYMALHDLKSKPAFRAKFGVKDEWVVPFEIVPIINHPDFGDRSAERICIEKKIKSQNERDKLDEAKKTIYKGGFYEGIMIVGEFAGMKVQEAKGLIRSNLLETNQAVVYSEPEKKVMSRSGDECVVALTDQWYITYGESEWRKVAEECLASMNLYSDETRHGFEHTLSWLNQWACSRSFGLGTRIPWDEEFLVESLSDSTIYMAYYTVAHFLQKGDMYGNDHSSVKPEHLTDDVWEFLFCDGPFPENSSIPSSLLKEMKQEFLYWYPFDLRVSGKDLIQNHLTFCIYNHTALFPKHHWPRGFRCNGHIMLNSEKMSKSTGNFRTLRQAIEEFSADATRFSLADAGDGMDDANFVFETANAAILRLTKEIAWMQEVLDAETSLRTGPPSTYADRVFANEINIAVRTTEKNYSEYMFRDALKTGFYDLQAARDEYRLSCGSGGMNRDLLWRFMDVQTRLIAPICPHYAEYAWRKLLKKDGYGIKAGWPEADLPDLSLKKANKYLQDTIVSMRKLLQKQVSGSKKGNANLSSQNKPSVGLIYVDEQYSGWKKECLGILQRKFDTSTGSFAPDKEILSELQKSEIGQQGNFKQIQKLCMPFLRFKKDEVVAVGVQALDLKLPFGEIEVLEKNSELIKRQLGLETLEILSMTDDALERAGPHAAVVKQNPPSPGNPTAIFL